The Opisthocomus hoazin isolate bOpiHoa1 chromosome 27, bOpiHoa1.hap1, whole genome shotgun sequence DNA segment ggaggtctttcccaacctatgattctatagcgGTAGAATAGTTAAACAAATAAATGTCTTTTATTAACttggtttttaaataaaagcatatcGGCCCTTTCCTGTAAAATATCTTTACCCACCTGCCAGCGACTGATACTTTTCCGTGTATGTGAGACTCTTTCAAGATTTTTGCCAGGCTTTTTTATCAGTTGACATTACTTTTCCAGGTGCCTTAGCCGTGAGCGTTTGCCAGATCTTTCACAGCAGAGCATTAATGTTGTTTACCCGCACGTGTGTGTGTCTTCTTCAGGACTCCCACCCTCCTTACGTGGGGTGGTGTAGCTGGGACTGGTTTGATATGGTTCACAGATTGGAAGCTGGTCCTTCAGTATGTCCCCTACATCAGTGGCAAGTTCAAAACTGAAGACTAAGCTTCCCTCTAACGGTAAGTTTTGTTTGTGCATCTTTTATTTTAGGGAGTAATGTAGTGCTGGTGTGACAGTTGATGTGTCCCGTTTGTCCAGGGCACCGTCACATTGTTGGTGCAAAACAGAACTGCTCAATTTGATTGTTcagggctgcttttttttctttttataattcaGGGCTTCAGAGTGCCAGAAGGATGAAATATTACCAAGAATGTGTTTTTTCAAGTgtgtattttgcaagcagtggaTTTTTCACAACGTAATGTGGTTCTTGAGAAGTCAAATCGAGTGTTCTGTGGCAATTTGGAACTTTTGGCAGAGCTGTTTACTGCTAATCCTGGGTAGAATGCCTTCAAGCTCATGACCAGTTTTGCTGCTAGGCAAATTCAGACTCCTTTCTGTTCCTTGTAACTGCTGTTAAAAGCAAGCTGAATGTTCAGAGCTGGTTACTGTGTACCACAAATTCGTTGGGAAGATTGGCTTtcctagttttgtttttttccttcattaattACCTACGAAATGTGCTGTTCTGAATCTTCTAGAAGACTGCCCATCCATACAGCTAGAGCAGCAATTAGATGATACCTTCTGTTGGGCCTCTAAATACACAGTTGTGTAGTAGGCAGGCTTAGCACTTTTTTATTCCTTGTTTCAGATAGATGGGACTTAAGGATATTTTTGCCTTGCATTAAAGGATGCTGATTGAAAAAGGTCCAGAGGAAGCTATAAAGATCTCAACTGTTTTTCTGACTGGATGAAACAACTATTACATTTAAATGTTGCTGAATGAAAGTAAGATTCCTGCCCTCGAGCTACACAGTGTTTTACAGGGAAATCAGCGAGTCTGGAAGTCACAGAGCAAATTGTTAGTACTTTTGTAACTCATTTTTTTCGAGAATTACTTGTTGCAGTTTAAACAATTCACTGTGTCTTCCCTGGTTTCAAAATATGTATCGCACAGATCCTTGGTGTAAGCAAAGGATGAAAGAAGCTTTTCATAAAAGTCAGCTGCGCTTGTAGCATCTTGGGTGACCGTAGATGTCTTCGGACGAGTCAGTGGGAAAGCGCTGAAGTTGTGTAGAGGCAATTAAATGACCTGGTAGGGGATTGCTTTACGTTAAACATTGTCTTAGCCTGCAGTAGGAACATGGGTACATTCCTGAGACCACAGCACATGTTCTCTGTTTTGAAGCAAGAGCTCTGATGTGTCTTTGTGCATAAATCCTTTGGAAAGAGCATATTCCTCCACAGGAACAGAGAAAGAGGATGTTTCTGTGCTGGCCTGTGATTCCTTCCAGAGAGACTCGAGGTCTGCTGTGTCTGTGTCGGCTTCTGCAACAGAAGCTGCTTGCCCGGATACCAGAGGCTTTTGAAATCTGTCTGTAGTGTTGGATGCTGTAGCACTTTGCGGGAAGCACTGCTTAATGACTGCTTTGTGTTTATTGTAGGAAATTTATTGCTGGCTAGAGTGTTTTGGAGCCATCCGTCCGCTGAGACCCTGCTTTGAGGTGAACTTGAAATGCTCAATACAGATTCTGCAACAGGTCGCGGTGTCCCTCTCTCTCCCGTGAACAGTTGTGACCGCTTGGTTGTGAACAAATTTAACTTCACTGACCAGCCTGCCTAGAACTCTTCCTCTGCTCACTTTCACGGCAGATCTTGTCCTAACGGGAATAATTTATAAACCTGATGTACAAAATAAACCAAGTGAATGATATTTTCGGGGGTTTTGTGTTACCTTCTTAGTTCACATTCTCGGGGCTCAAGAAAGGCAGTCTGCAGACCCTGGGAGGCTTTCCGTGTGCCAGGGCGAAAACCAGTGGTTTAGAGAGCTGCTCAGGTACTTCCTTGATGTGGGTTTTGAGTAGGAAAAGAATATGTATCTGTGCTTCATAGGTATAGTTATAGACACAAATCGGTGGTGAAACAACCCACTACCAGAGCCCTTTAGATGCAGAAGTTTTTAGCTGTTAGTAAAAGGAAGTACAAGGATTATTCTTGATCTGGTCTCTGCCACTAAGCCACAGCAGACGACTCGGATTTAGGGGGGGAAGTTCATGCCTTCCCGCGAAGGCCAGCATTTGCAAACGAGCTGATCTCTGTGCAGGAATGCAATcgctgttttctgtctgtttagtGCCAGATTTCACCTCGtcgtaatttttttctgtaatgaaaggTTTGAATCTCTTTAGGGAGAAATCTCAGTTGTAGTAGCTGTGCTGCTTGGGTGTCACCTTCAGGGCTGATGGCTTCTGAGTGAGGTTTCTATGGAAAACTCTGGTAAAACATGCCTAAACGGTGGCACTGTGCAGGATGCTCGAACTATTTAACAGAATAATTGTTTTAGCATTGCTTCGGCAGCATCATTGATAATTAACAGGGGGAACAGGAATATAATTTTCACGTGCAAAACTCACTTTGCTGCCCTGCTGAGTCCAGTGGGATGGTACAGAAGCTTACAGCGTAATGGGAAAACCGTGCTGTTTCctcagcctgccccctcccctgctccagtggTGCTCCTGAACTCCTGGCTGACTCCCAAACGGCCAAAGCCGCTGAGGGGTTTGACAACAGCAGCCCTACGCTATGTATAGGGATGTTGATAGGGATCCAAGTGGACATTATGTTAGCCTGTACTCGCACGTCATCAGGACTTCAACAGTTAGAGCCTCTGCTCTCACCTGTTCAACATGTCTAGACAGCACGGGCGTAATGCGCTGCTGCTGACTGCAGAAATGACCTAGTTTTGGCTCGGTCCCGTGGGCGGGCGAGCCTCTGGCTGGGAGAGTGCTCCAGGAGGCCTCGAGCTGAGGGTCTGCCTGTGTTGCCCATTCCTGCGAGGACCCTGGTCTCCCCGAGTTGTGGGTCTGCAGCTCTCGTTAGTGAGAGTTACCTTTAGCAAAGCCCCAGTGATAGCGCTGTGTGCAGCAGATGAGATTAGAAGatatttaaaggagaaaaacatacTCAAAATACCAGCTGCCTGCACAGACAGGCACTGCAAGAAGTGTACGGACTTCAGATTTGTTTGCCCTTTGGCGATTGTTTAGCTGCTTGTGTTTTCTGCGGCGTTTCAAATGATGGCTTTGTTTCTAATTAGCCCTAGGATTAGCATGTAACTGATTTAATTTCTAGTATTTCCCCTTCCACAAGAGCAAGGGCCCTTCAGAAATACTCTGTTAGAAGTATCTTCTGCATTCTTACCCAAATTTCTGTTAAAATCCAAATAATCACTGTTCAAGTGTCATGAGTGAGCTTTCTAATTTTTAATATCATAGACTTGTCTCTCTTCTAAcagttaattatttttcagaatgagCTAACCAAATGTCACATACACTATATGAACAAATCAGGTAAAAGACAGTGACCCGACAGAGGAGGAAGAGCTTCCCCTTCAAAACCTGGAGAGTTCCACTAGAAGGCATGGCGGCAGCCAACTCACGGGGCTTCGGATCTACAGAAACCAAAAAGCGCCTTCAGCTCCTGGTTAACGATGCAGCTTTCAAACCACCTCTGAGGGAAGGAAAGCTTGTATTGCTGCCTGCCTCTTCGGAGGGTTTGTCCGTGCTGGTACCTCCACTTCACTTTCGTCATGAGGTGTGAGTGTAGATGGGACCGGGAGTCGTTTCTGCAGCCACCTCTGCACCGTCAGTCTGCTACGTTCAGCCCTTGCTGTCCGGTCGTCTCCTGGGTCCTGCCCTGTGATGGGGGCTGGTAGGTTGGGTGCTCGGTGGCAGTTCCTCGGTTTGCTCTGGGGTATTTGGCTGCAGAGCAGAAAGCTTCCACCTCGAGTTATCTGCAGGGCTAAATGGAAGAGGTTTTTCTGCCAGGATGTTCTGCTGCTTGATTCCATGGCTGGCAACAATTGATTTTGGTGATTTTTTGGGAttattttggtgctttttttttatttggattatCTGCTAGTCCTGGAACAACACGCGCTCTCTGGCAGCTGAATACACTTTCAGCCGGTGGCAATGTCTGCACATACCTGATCCTCTGTACCTTGGCAGCGTTCCTGAAGGAACACTGGAATATTTTCCTGGGGGCTCGAGAGGGTGTTTCTACCCCAATGTTTTATGCAGTCCTA contains these protein-coding regions:
- the UQCR11 gene encoding cytochrome b-c1 complex subunit 10, with translation MRTGGDFEGGGMLSKVVGPRYVQLLQNWTPTLLTWGGVAGTGLIWFTDWKLVLQYVPYISGKFKTED